One genomic region from Rosa rugosa chromosome 1, drRosRugo1.1, whole genome shotgun sequence encodes:
- the LOC133725605 gene encoding uncharacterized protein LOC133725605 isoform X2, producing MSASYHTLTSLTSLSLTSKRRRTIIPSTPHSLTLARSSLTGFREISTEPKQPQTDAVNLTEAPLLKKKQNDVVPQKKRDDEDEDEEDQAISKIPVPRQKYIPVSKAELLDGVVSNLFRDENGDDLEQLLLLSSCLDSILHAEHKNILEEMRADYSEPNSMEYKQAIEELAMAPDSAEGINGVGSEENEAEIPFDYVEGLRKLLGSSAKDVKRVAVATRFQRSFMQLLYDAQFEELSARDLMLTSALNSDYLLTLPIYVDWKKASQSNAIIYRRGYATERQKGLLLVEKLEYIQSKLLRGIFFIVSKPLGEIGSWITESLKVALQTPEVQEWTEKMRLWLKEFSVIQQAFRTNEQSSDDLLGVDQLSDRELPIWLAAQRAVSRYEGILSPVGPRGRLLRKLLSWIGLISLTPETPFEFDADANASDPYARPIFLSRISLSDIWRPATWKYCEKNIWKMLKTSVSILFSKSILQEAAYQELILLYTKEGDDRSTEDNASVPSLQLKIYEKIPIPDLPVIFPHKKLSFRIIDTVRLDIASTLALSAYFINYKFVNVLSSPSAIYLDVVAISALVIYISRVVLGYKQTWDRYQYKEAILAYAILLKAKEGKLTSRGSVGDTCERFMYDVFKLKVEMPVDKAIATLLRLGLAAETSIDGRITLQAIPCSSAYDSLKQRWNSLLSQD from the exons ATGTCAGCTTCTTACCACACTCTCACCAGCCTCACTTCTCTCTCCTTGACCTCAAAACGCCGTCGTACTATTATTCCTTCAACACCTCACTCGCTCACACTCGCTCGCTCTTCCCTCACCGGCTTCCGAGAAATCTCCACCGAGCCCAAGCAACCCCAAACCGACGCTGTAAACCTCACAGAAGCGCCGCTTCTTAAGAAGAAGCAGAACGACGTCGTCCCGCAGAAGAAGCGAGACGATGAagacgaagatgaagaagatcagGCGATTTCGAAGATTCCGGTTCCCAGGCAGAAGTACATCCCGGTCTCCAAAGCCGAGCTGCTAGACGGCGTCGTTTCGAATCTCTTCCGAGATGAGAACGGCGATGATTTGGagcagcttcttcttctctcatc GTGCTTGGATTCGATTCTTCATGCCGAGCACAAAAACATTCTGGAGGAAATGCGAGCCGATTATTCGGAACCCAACTCCATGGAGTACAAGCAAGCAATTGAAGAGTTAGCAATGGCTCCGGATTCTGCTGAAGGAATCAATGGAGTTGGGAGTGAAGAAAATGAAGCTGAAATTCCGTTCGATTATGTTGAGGGATTGAGGAAACTCTTGGGTTCTTCAGCTAAGGACGTCAAAAG AGTTGCCGTAGCCACTCGTTTCCAGCGCTCTTTCATGCAGCTTCTTTATGACGCTCAGTTTGAAGAACTATCAGCAAGGGATTTAATGTTGACATCTGCATTAAACTCAGATTATCTCCTTACTTTGCCAATATATGTTGACTGGAAGAAGGCTTCTCAGTCCAATGCAATAATATACAG GCGGGGATATGCAACTGAAAGGCAGAAGGGTCTACTACTTGTTGAAAAACTAGAGTACATACAGTCCAAACTTCTACGAGGAATCTTCTTCATTGTATCGAAACCATTGGGGGAAATCGGGAGCTGGATAACTGAG TCATTGAAAGTTGCTCTTCAGACACCAGAGGTACAAGAATGGACTGAAAAAATGAGACTTTGGCTCAAGGAATTCTCTGTTATTCAGCAAGCATTTCGTACTAACGAACAAAGTTCTGATGATCTGCTGGGAGTAGATCAACTATCAGATAGGGAACTTCCAATATGGCTGGCAGCACAGAGAGCTGTATCTCGTTATGAAGGAATTTTATCCCCAGTTGGACCCCGTGGAAGGCTCTTAAGGAAGTTGCTTTCATGGATTGGACTTATTTCCCTTACACCAGAAACACCATTTGAGTTTGATGCTGATGCTAATGCTTCTGATCCTTATGCAAG GCCCATCTTCTTATCAAGGATATCACTCAGTGACATATGGAGACCTGCTACATGGAAATACTGTGAAAAGAATATATGGAAAATGTTGAAGACTTCTGTTTCCATTCTTTTCTCAAAGTCAATCCTCCAG GAGGCAGCATATCAAGAATTGATTTTGCTGTATACCAAAGAAGGAGATGACAGGAGTACTGAAGATAATGCTTCAGTTCCATCGTTGCAGTTAAAGATTTATGAGAAAATCCCTATTCCGGATCTACCA GTCATCTTTCCCCACAAAAAGCTCTCTTTCCGTATCATAGACACG GTGCGCTTGGACATTGCCTCAACATTGGCGCTTTCAGCATACTTCATAAACTACAAATTTGTTAATGTCTTATCTTCGCC GTCAGCAATATATCTTGATGTGGTCGCTATCAGTGCTCTTGTAATATATATCTCCCGTGTGGTTCTGGGATACAAACAGACCTGGGATAGGTATCAA TACAAGGAAGCCATTTTGGCGTATGCAATCCTTCTCAAAGCTAAGGAGGGAAAG CTTACAAGTCGCGGGAGTGTTGGAGACACATGCGAAAGATTTATGTATGATGTGTTTAAACTAAAG GTTGAAATGCCAGTTGACAAGGCAATTGCTACATTATTAAGACTGGGGCTTGCTGCAGAAACAAGTATTGATGGAAGGATTACTCTGCAAGCTATTCCATGTTCCAGTGCATATGATTCCCTTAAACAACGTTGGAATAGTTTACTCAGTCAAGATTGA
- the LOC133725605 gene encoding uncharacterized protein LOC133725605 isoform X1, producing the protein MSASYHTLTSLTSLSLTSKRRRTIIPSTPHSLTLARSSLTGFREISTEPKQPQTDAVNLTEAPLLKKKQNDVVPQKKRDDEDEDEEDQAISKIPVPRQKYIPVSKAELLDGVVSNLFRDENGDDLEQLLLLSSCLDSILHAEHKNILEEMRADYSEPNSMEYKQAIEELAMAPDSAEGINGVGSEENEAEIPFDYVEGLRKLLGSSAKDVKRVAVATRFQRSFMQLLYDAQFEELSARDLMLTSALNSDYLLTLPIYVDWKKASQSNAIIYRRGYATERQKGLLLVEKLEYIQSKLLRGIFFIVSKPLGEIGSWITESLKVALQTPEVQEWTEKMRLWLKEFSVIQQAFRTNEQSSDDLLGVDQLSDRELPIWLAAQRAVSRYEGILSPVGPRGRLLRKLLSWIGLISLTPETPFEFDADANASDPYARPIFLSRISLSDIWRPATWKYCEKNIWKMLKTSVSILFSKSILQEAAYQELILLYTKEGDDRSTEDNASVPSLQLKIYEKIPIPDLPVIFPHKKLSFRIIDTVRLDIASTLALSAYFINYKFVNVLSSPSAIYLDVVAISALVIYISRVVLGYKQTWDRYQLLVNKTLYEKTLASGFGSVHFLLDASEQQQYKEAILAYAILLKAKEGKLTSRGSVGDTCERFMYDVFKLKVEMPVDKAIATLLRLGLAAETSIDGRITLQAIPCSSAYDSLKQRWNSLLSQD; encoded by the exons ATGTCAGCTTCTTACCACACTCTCACCAGCCTCACTTCTCTCTCCTTGACCTCAAAACGCCGTCGTACTATTATTCCTTCAACACCTCACTCGCTCACACTCGCTCGCTCTTCCCTCACCGGCTTCCGAGAAATCTCCACCGAGCCCAAGCAACCCCAAACCGACGCTGTAAACCTCACAGAAGCGCCGCTTCTTAAGAAGAAGCAGAACGACGTCGTCCCGCAGAAGAAGCGAGACGATGAagacgaagatgaagaagatcagGCGATTTCGAAGATTCCGGTTCCCAGGCAGAAGTACATCCCGGTCTCCAAAGCCGAGCTGCTAGACGGCGTCGTTTCGAATCTCTTCCGAGATGAGAACGGCGATGATTTGGagcagcttcttcttctctcatc GTGCTTGGATTCGATTCTTCATGCCGAGCACAAAAACATTCTGGAGGAAATGCGAGCCGATTATTCGGAACCCAACTCCATGGAGTACAAGCAAGCAATTGAAGAGTTAGCAATGGCTCCGGATTCTGCTGAAGGAATCAATGGAGTTGGGAGTGAAGAAAATGAAGCTGAAATTCCGTTCGATTATGTTGAGGGATTGAGGAAACTCTTGGGTTCTTCAGCTAAGGACGTCAAAAG AGTTGCCGTAGCCACTCGTTTCCAGCGCTCTTTCATGCAGCTTCTTTATGACGCTCAGTTTGAAGAACTATCAGCAAGGGATTTAATGTTGACATCTGCATTAAACTCAGATTATCTCCTTACTTTGCCAATATATGTTGACTGGAAGAAGGCTTCTCAGTCCAATGCAATAATATACAG GCGGGGATATGCAACTGAAAGGCAGAAGGGTCTACTACTTGTTGAAAAACTAGAGTACATACAGTCCAAACTTCTACGAGGAATCTTCTTCATTGTATCGAAACCATTGGGGGAAATCGGGAGCTGGATAACTGAG TCATTGAAAGTTGCTCTTCAGACACCAGAGGTACAAGAATGGACTGAAAAAATGAGACTTTGGCTCAAGGAATTCTCTGTTATTCAGCAAGCATTTCGTACTAACGAACAAAGTTCTGATGATCTGCTGGGAGTAGATCAACTATCAGATAGGGAACTTCCAATATGGCTGGCAGCACAGAGAGCTGTATCTCGTTATGAAGGAATTTTATCCCCAGTTGGACCCCGTGGAAGGCTCTTAAGGAAGTTGCTTTCATGGATTGGACTTATTTCCCTTACACCAGAAACACCATTTGAGTTTGATGCTGATGCTAATGCTTCTGATCCTTATGCAAG GCCCATCTTCTTATCAAGGATATCACTCAGTGACATATGGAGACCTGCTACATGGAAATACTGTGAAAAGAATATATGGAAAATGTTGAAGACTTCTGTTTCCATTCTTTTCTCAAAGTCAATCCTCCAG GAGGCAGCATATCAAGAATTGATTTTGCTGTATACCAAAGAAGGAGATGACAGGAGTACTGAAGATAATGCTTCAGTTCCATCGTTGCAGTTAAAGATTTATGAGAAAATCCCTATTCCGGATCTACCA GTCATCTTTCCCCACAAAAAGCTCTCTTTCCGTATCATAGACACG GTGCGCTTGGACATTGCCTCAACATTGGCGCTTTCAGCATACTTCATAAACTACAAATTTGTTAATGTCTTATCTTCGCC GTCAGCAATATATCTTGATGTGGTCGCTATCAGTGCTCTTGTAATATATATCTCCCGTGTGGTTCTGGGATACAAACAGACCTGGGATAGGTATCAA CTTTTGGTCAACAAGACGCTTTATGAGAAAACCTTAGCTAGTGGATTTGGTTCAGTTCATTTTTTGCTGGATGCTTCTGAACAGCAACAA TACAAGGAAGCCATTTTGGCGTATGCAATCCTTCTCAAAGCTAAGGAGGGAAAG CTTACAAGTCGCGGGAGTGTTGGAGACACATGCGAAAGATTTATGTATGATGTGTTTAAACTAAAG GTTGAAATGCCAGTTGACAAGGCAATTGCTACATTATTAAGACTGGGGCTTGCTGCAGAAACAAGTATTGATGGAAGGATTACTCTGCAAGCTATTCCATGTTCCAGTGCATATGATTCCCTTAAACAACGTTGGAATAGTTTACTCAGTCAAGATTGA
- the LOC133742512 gene encoding large ribosomal subunit protein uL24z-like: protein MKRNPRVSSSRRKSRKAHFTAPSSVRRVLMSAPLSSDLRSKYTVRSMPVRKDDEVQVVRGTYKGREGKVVQVYRRKWVIHIERITREKVNGSTVNVGINPSKVVITKLRLDKDRKSLLDRKAKGRAAADKDKGTKFTAEDIMQNVD from the coding sequence ATGAAGAGGAACCCCCGCGTCTCGAGCTCCCGCCGCAAGAGCCGCAAGGCTCACTTCACGGCGCCGTCGTCGGTCCGCCGCGTCCTGATGAGCGCGCCTCTCTCCTCCGACCTCCGGTCCAAGTACACCGTCCGGTCCATGCCGGTGCGCAAAGACGACGAGGTCCAGGTGGTGCGCGGGACCTACAAGGGCCGCGAGGGCAAGGTGGTCCAGGTGTACCGCCGCAAGTGGGTGATCCACATCGAGCGCATCACCAGGGAGAAGGTGAACGGGTCGACGGTCAACGTCGGCATCAACCCCTCGAAGGTGGTCATCACCAAGCTCAGGCTCGACAAGGACCGCAAGTCTCTGCTCGACCGCAAGGCCAAGGGCCGCGCCGCCGCTGACAAGGACAAGGGCACCAAGTTCACCGCCGAGGATATCATGCAGAACGTCGACtga